The following proteins are encoded in a genomic region of Hydra vulgaris chromosome 05, alternate assembly HydraT2T_AEP:
- the LOC100205190 gene encoding sphingosine-1-phosphate lyase 1 isoform X3: MKRSFFKKLRCLPFVGTKIQHQIDKTCKEIEETSFLTNGLPYVTKLPLNGLSPENIQSEIKKYKEINGDDCWMNGYVSGTVYSSDNVLSNLMTKVYAEYIWSNPLHSDVFPDVRKMEAEIVSMCINMYNGTPECCGMMTSGGTESILMAVKCYREIARERGIRYPEIIAPVSAHPAFDKACQYFGIKLTHIPVDKKTGKANVKLTKKAIGRRTILLVGSVPSYPHGCIDPIEELATLAQKYKIFMHADCCLGGFLVPFMKKAGFQVPAFDFSVAGITSISIDTHKYGYSPKGSSVILYRNKEIRSHQYFTQPNWTGGVYASASMPGSRPGSIIATTWAAMMYHGEKGYIESTRKIISTAKNIGTRIERIPGIKLMSAVDVSVVSFTSDIFDIFLMSNELKKKKWHLNPLQFPSGIHIAITMRHTKDGVADRFVNDIKEVAARLMKNPFEKAEGQGAIYGLSQQIPDRSIITEITTAFLDSYYSVSSGLNSKNIQKNST; encoded by the exons attcaACACCAAATTGATAAAACTTGcaaagaaattgaagaaacctcttttttaacaaatggtCTTCCTTATGTAACAAAG ttaccATTAAATGGACTTTCCCcg gaaaatattcaaagtgaaataaagaaatataaagaaataa ATGGAGATGATTGTTGGATGAATGGATATGTTTCTGGTACTGTTTATTCATCTGATAATGTACTGTCAAATTTAATGACCAAG GTCTATGCTGAGTATATATGGTCAAACCCACTTCACTCAGATGTGTTTCCTGATG TGCGTAAAATGGAAGCTGAGATAGTTAGCATGTGTATAAACATGTATAATGGTACTCCTGAATGCTGTGGAAtg atGACATCTGGAGGAACTGAAAGTATTTTAATGGCAGTAAAATGTTATAGGGAGATTGCACGAGAAAGAGGAATTCGATATCCTGAAAT tattgcTCCTGTTAGTGCTCACCCTGCTTTTGACAag gcaTGCCAATATTTTGGAATCAAATTGACTCACATTCCAGTGGACAAGAAAACCGGAAAAGCAAATGTTAAA ttGACAAAAAAAGCGATTGGAAGAAGAACTATATTg CTTGTTGGCTCAGTACCAAGTTATCCTCATGGATGTATAGATCCTATTGAAGAGCTTGCTACa ttggcacaaaagtataaaatctttatGCATGCAGACTGTTGTTTAGGAGGTTTTTTGGTTCCTTTTATGAAGAAGGCTgg atTTCAGGTCCCAGCTTTTGATTTTTCTGTTGCAGGTATAACAAGCATATCTATTGACACTCacaag tatgGCTATTCACCTAAAGGCTCCTCTGTCATTTTGTATAGAAACAAAGAAATTAGAAGTCATCAG tactttacACAGCCAAATTGGACTGGTGGTGTTTATGCATCTGCCTCTATGCCAGGTAGTCGTCCTGGTAGTATCATTGCTACTACATGGGCTGCAATGATGTATCATGGAGAGAAAg GTTACATTGAAAGTAccagaaaaattatatcaacagcaaaaaatattggaaCTAG aATTGAGCGTATACCTGGAATAAAGTTAATGAGTGCAGTCGATGTATCAGTGGTTTCCTTTACTTCTGatatttttgacatatttttgatgTCTAACgaactgaaaaagaaaaaatggcaCTTGAACCCTTTACAGTTTCCATCTGG aatcCATATAGCTATCACAATGCGTCATACAAAAGATGGCGTAGCAGACCGATTTGTTAATGATATTAAAGAAGTAGCCGCACGCCTCATGAAAAATCCATTTGAAAAGGCTGAAGGCCAG GGTGCAATTTATGGATTATCTCAACAAATTCCTGATCGCTCTATTATAACAGAGATAACAACAGCCTTTCTTGATTCATACTACAGTGTTTCTTCTGGATTGAACTCCaagaatattcaaaaaaattcaacctaa